The following is a genomic window from Micropterus dolomieu isolate WLL.071019.BEF.003 ecotype Adirondacks linkage group LG04, ASM2129224v1, whole genome shotgun sequence.
GTTCACAAACACCATAATGACTAAAGAGATACTGATGGGGAATAGGAGAAAACGCATCATTACTGAAAGGCATTAAGTACTAGAAGCAAGATGTTATACCAAACAAGACAAGCAAAGTTACAAAGACTATTTGTTTCAAAAGATGCAAAGTTTAAATATAACAGAAATATGGACAAATGGTTGACTTCAGGAAGAAGAAATCCCTTGAAACAAATACTGCAACTTCAAGGCACAGAAttcatgttaattattatcagtagGGGCTCAGTAATGAGTGGAAATTCCAGTGTCAGCTGCCAAAATGTCATACTACAGTGAGAATCACATGATACAGCATAATGACAGATCAGGCCGAGGGTTAATTCAGCTAATATCTTTCATCTTTCACTGAGAAAGCTGAGCTGCAGGCATGTATGGAGGGGCGGTTACCCTCTGAATGTGTCCAGAGACCGCAGCCTCTTGCTGGGACTGGGTGGTGGAGGGAGGATGTTGTCAGTAACTGCTGCCACTGTCCTGTCAGGGGAGCCCAGTTCCTGAATGATAGTAGTTAGATCTCAACACTGTCCAACTAAAAgcacactaataataataataataataataaaaaataaaaataataataataataataataataataataatagcaggATGCATCATAATGGAAAAATTTAAATCTTGGCTAAATAAAGTCCTAACAGTTTGTGGTTGGAAGACTTCcctccacacaaacactcacgGAGTTGATGAGCCTCTCTGTCTCCATGGAGCCGCCAATTCGAAAGAGGAAACCCCTCACTACATCGAGCCTGGACAAGAAGCAATCAACCAGTTTAGGAGCAATTCTATAAAGCACACAAGCTCACAGTTCATACATGAGACACATGAATACAGCAGCAGGAGCTCTGTGCTTGGCAGGAACCTTAGCAAGAGAGGCTGAGGACACAGCACTACAACAAATAtcccaaaaaaatgttttaaatgtaatcagGTTATCCTTAATTTAATATATCATATAtagatattgtttttgtttgtatatttaTGCAAGGCTGTCAAGATTTTCTAATTAGTATGAACTAGTTCTACTACCTATAGAGCTCTACTCCTACCAATagagaagtaaaaaaaacaataaaattactttACCCTAATAATGTTTTTCCAATGGCAGACACCAAGGCCAGCCCAGCAAAGATAAGAAAAGCTACCAAGATTGCTGTGTGAAGAGAATGGGTCATTATCTCAATGTAGCATGGTCTTTGTACAACACGGTAGGGATGAAAATAGCACCAATAAGTCAAAACACTTGACACAAGTCCATGTCATGCAAACTTATAAATGTGCTTATGTAAGTGAGACTCACGTATGTAGCTGTTGACGGGGTCTGCATCAGTTACTACGGAGCAGTTGACCACTGAGGAGTCGTTCAGATTTTTCACCCACAGAGAGTAGTTCCCATGCTCTCCAAAGTGGAATGGAACCCTAGCAATTAaaattgacacacacacatatataaatgtatataaatgttttaacacAATGAGAGTCATAGTTTATTTCAACAAAATCATGActatttttattagatttttccatagaaaagcacattttgtttttcgCTTTTAATTTCTGCTTTACCTTTCTCTGTGTTTAACGAGTGAGTGGCAAAGAAGTTTCATTAAAGACAATTATTTATTCCAAATAATAGAATAGTAAATCCCACCAActacaaactttaaaaaaatgtagggctacaactaacaattattgtCATCAATTACTTGTAGATTTTCTTGAAATATTGATCAATcgtttaatttacaaaaaatatgcCCATTGCTATTTAATATAGCCCAGAGTATTATATTGCTTGATATTCAGTTTCATAAGACACAAGCAGCAAATACTTATTATATAACAAATAACTGTGCATCTAGAACTAGGAAATTCAGGCCTCAACTTGAGTTACTTTTCCACCGGAAAGCTTCCTGAATTCCTGTTTTTTATAAAGGTATATTCTCAGCTCTGGTGTAtgtgaaacatttcttttttttttaacttacgTGCAGAGTTCCAGGTTGATAGGAGTGCTGTTGAGCTGTAGTGTAATCCCATGCTGTGTGCTCACAACGAAGTCTACTGAACTGGGCTGGCCAGGACTTGGCCCTGCAGGTACCACCCCTAGCTGCTGGTACAAACACTAGCACACAACAAAGGCCCAAATCAGAacatcatcctcttcctcctcctcctccaacgtCTGACATTTCACCACTAAGCAAATTGAAAATTCACAGTTACATGTACAGGCACATGACACATTGATGTCCATCACAAATCTCAAAACATAATCTTCATAGGATAGGCGGGACACAATCAATCATATTAAAGTGTTGACGTTGCACCTAAATGAAGCACACATCGCCTACACCACAGGTGTATGACGCCAGTGTAACCACTGTGGAAATCGCAGGTGAGAGGTCGGTCAGATCGCAGAGGACTTGTCAGGCGCTAGTGAGGCGTTTAAGGTGTGTCACTACTCATATGTGTGAGCCTACCTGGTAGCAGCGCTCTGACATCCAGGACACCACCACCTCAGTGTCCAGCTCATTGTTGACAGTCAGAAATGCCTCATCCATCCTCAGGACTATGTGCGGATGATGATGAGGGAAGCCAGCTGGAGTAAGAAATAGCAGTACACATTGtgcaaatctgtcaaaatccaTCAGCAAATCTATTTGCTATACAGAAAGCAAAAACATGCAGGAAAGATGCTGCAGTCTAGAGTGTAGTTAACCACACCCAAATGTGAAGCCACTGTTCACTGAACAGACGTCATGGACATCATCAATTTAATCAGAAACACGTAGCACTATGTTTCCTATTGCACTGATTAGAATGCGTCAAATAACCGCAGCTTCCCTGACTCCATGTTGACGAACAATAAGTGTACGAGCCAGAGAAATCATACCGTGAAGGCTTTGATTTAAAATGCCTTCCTACAGGCTACAGATGTGCACCTAGCTTTCTGTGACTTACCTCAAACCTGTAGTTCACTGCTATCGTCATGGATAGTTAAGTTAGCCAGAGTGAGAGAAACGGCCCAATTTAACTGCAAGCGACATGCAGTCAGCTAACGTTTCTCCCTTAAAGAGGAAACATGTGAAAGGGCTGAAGTTATGGCTGCAGAGCCCCGTGGTCACATGCTGATTTAATCCGTAAACTACCCCCAGGAGGGAAGTTCAAACTGAAGCTCATTCTTAGACTGTCGCCTTGAGTGGGTGCTGTTTTGCCTACACTTAGCCCCCAGCTACTAGATTTTATGACTTCAGTTAGCTAATCGCTGAATACCTAAACAGCATACGTTACCTATCGTGGCGAATCGTCAGTTGGTTGATGAAGCACCATTGCTGCAAGACGCATTTAAACCACATAAATTGAAAAATGATGTAAAACTGTGCAGGACATTAGGCAGGCAGCTAGTTATAGCTAACCTAAGTTAGCTACGAAGCACCATCctcgttttgttttgttttttttaggttttttaCTTCTCAACTGTCCTGGGTTGGTACTTACAGATGGATATTTCAGCTGTCAGTGGAACCACGCAAACGGCTACAACCAAAGCAATGGCAGCAAAGGTAAACATATCATAGTGATATGGTTGGGTCATTTCTTTCTGCCCTGCCTTCACCCCTACAACTGAAGATGTGTCTTTTGAGGTGTTCCTTAGTTTCCTTTTTGCCATAGCCCCTTCCTTGTTTTGACATTGTAGGGGGAGCGACAAGGGACAAAGTACATTATTGGCGCAAACTGTTGTTCAGGACGTCTGAGGCCACCATAACACATTGACCTAGTGTGTGATATTTGTGTGATGAACGTTAAACAAACTACCTTTGGATATATGGCATTTGCAGGTGTAAATAGCCAGTTTATTTTGGGGTCTGGGTATTTTCACTGAGTTACACATGAGTCTATTGGATTTACACGTTGGTTTTTGGCCCCACCAGGTAGACAAAACACATCCAGGGTCTCACAGACGACACACTGAATAAAACTTTAATGTGACCGAAACACAAATTTATGGACTGCTAAGGTTATAAATGTCTATACTTAACTGTTTTTAAGTGTCTAATATATTGTTTAAACTATAGACGTTTTTTCAAATGAGCAGTACCCAACTTTAACCAGATTGCCTTCATCATTGAATCCTCATAGCCTTCTTTTCAATTGATTTTTGTGAACTGAACTGACGCATGCGCTGTGATAGCAAGGACTCCAAATCGATCATCGAGTTCATCGACGGCGCCTCCCACCGGACATCATCTGACACAATGGCAGATAAACAAAATGCCCAGAAAAGGTAATATTGATGTTAGCACGTTAATAACGTTTAACAGCTTAGCTGAACATTTATAATGAAGGGAATGATGACTAAATAGCCACAATGAAGTAACCATGTAGCTAGTGAAGACGGATATGCgatttagctagctagcaccgtTAGCTATCGTCAGCATTTTCATCCTTTTTTCTCACGTCCTCTGTcactgttttacttttttcccAGTGTAAAAATAGCCGCTGGGGCCGTAGTTTGTGTTGAAAGTGAAATTAGAGGAGATGTCACCATAGGTAAGATGTTTCGCTGTTGGTCACTTGCAAGTAATTACTGTCGACTCGACAAACCTTACATTCCTTTCACGTTAAGTTATCTTGAATTTGGTTATACTTTTACAGGTTTAAGTAACGCGTGTGATCCAACGAtcacacaaatttaaaaaactcTGTGTTTCTTCAGGCCCCAGGACTGTAGTCCACCCAAAAGCTCGTATCATTGCAGAGGCAGGGCCCATCGTGATTGGAGAAGGCAATCTGATCGAGGAGCAAGCTCTGATCATTAATGGGTAATTTAAGATTTCTTGTACCTGGCTGTATACATGTACATGACtgttacacatacagtatttggaATCTTTGAAATCATCCTTCTCTGCATGGGAATAATTACAAGCCTGCTTGTTCTGCCCTACAGTTACCCAGAAAACATCACACCAGATTCTGAGGTGGAACCAAAGACAATGACCATTGGCATGAACAATGTATTTGAAGTTGGCTGTGGTATCCTTTTGACTTGCCTGTCCAGTCTTATTCTATAAGTCAAATGAGTTCATATTGTAACCATTTCATCAACGTTAACTATCAAAAATCAGTTTTTCCTTAGCTGGGATATAACAGTATCACAAGCCCTAAAAATTGGGGACAACAACGTGATTGAATCTAAAGGTGggatatttgtctttgtttgactttcagtgtgtgttcaggtgtgagCAACCCACATCTGCAGAGATGGATGCGGCATTCAGATGAACAAAGTCACTTACTGTATCAAATATCCTCAATTTTGTTGTCTAGCGGACGTGGGCAGGAATGTGATCCTCACCAGTGGCTGCATCATTGGAGCCTTCTGTCAGGTGAACACCTGTGAAGTCATACCTGAGAACACGGTCATCTTCGGCTCCGGATGTATGAGGCGGGTTCAGACAGAGAGACCACAGGTATGAATGAACATGTGTGGGGTGTAAACGGGTACACCAGGCTAGTGGTTAGCTTTGCAGTATCAAAACCAGAGCATCCCAAACACTTCTTGTGCTTACAGGTACaccattaaaatatgttttcttgttGAGACTCTGTCAGAGAAGTGTTGATGTGGTAACGCTATGGTAACTGGAGGCAGCAGTTTCCGGTGGTGTTTTAGTAGACTGCATAGTAAATGTACAGGTTTTAGTGCTAGTGCAACCACCTGTTGTATGCTGGATAGATAGTCCATTTAATAGTTTCTGGCAGTTCATTTATTACAAGCATCAAAAACAGTCTCATTATCATTCTGATGAACATAATACTGTATGTGAATATGGACTGTATGCTGTCCcacaatttaaaaagaaaactgtcTGAATGGTCAAACATGTTTTAGTAGACATTGAGTTAGAATCAGGTCTATTTGTCAAACTGAATTTGTACTGAGTAACTTAACTTAAACGCAACTGTTACATACTGTGCGTATTGGTAAAAACCTGCTCTGAATAGTTACACTTTTCAGTCATGTCATAGTTTTTGCTGGTCTTTCAACTGTGTCAGCAGCGTTTGTCATGTCTAAAAGCTCCGTatacaaatattaaaagtaattGTCTTTTCAAACCAAAATACATGGTacataaaagcataaaatgaagttcaaacacatttttacagccTTCCACTAACTTAAAAAAAGGATGCAGCAACATTAACACTTACGGTACCTCTAGATCCTATGGGATTTTGCACATTACTGCATACATATGcatatgtattttatttcccAGTCTACCCAGCCTGTTCAGGAAAATGCTATAAAGAAATGTATTTCTGGTCTACTGTGGTTTTAAGTTTTGGTGCAGTATTTTCAAACAGCGCCAATGTGACTTTGAAAAACCCCACTCAACCCCACACAAGAAATCAGCTTATTagcatgtttgttttgtcatctTCACAGCCCCAGACTCTTCAGCTCGACTTTCTGATGAAGATTTTGCCAAACTACCACCATTTGAAGAAAACTGTTAAAGCAGGCCACAGTGCTAGCTAAGATTTAActttacactttttttaaagttgaattGTAAATGGCTAGCAAACACTAATTTAAATGGATCTTGCTGGAAAGAAGCATGAATGTATATAATGATATATGGACCTAGCTTCATCAGTACCTTTTCTTATTTACTGATATTTTCTACTCTAACTGCAACAGCTGATTAAGCATTTCATCTTCATCTTGCTGTGCTGATGTACCGTTTCTATGATTAATTAAATAACCTAAAAAACATTGATGGTGTGCAGGATATACTAATTTATGATCCCAGTGGTTACTGGTAATTTCATCATTTGGTTATAAATTGTGCAGTAAGAATACATAAGATAGTGGAATGTTTTCAGTGTATATCCAGATTTTAAAGATTGAGAGAAATAAAGAGTAAATGAAAATACTTAAATTTTCATTTAACACTTTAACACAAAAGTTAGCATTTCAAATGACAACCTactataataaatgtaatgtgtgtaaatCAAGCAACAAGGCAGTATATCTTGTAActgtaatttattaaaataagttCAAAaggtttttgtattttaaaccaGTAAGCCATGGTGCTGCAAAGTGaaagaatttaaatatttttaaattccaCAAGAAGTCATGTCCAAGATGTTTCATGCTGGATGAGGTACCTCAATGTGATACACTGCGTAACGTAAGCCTGTCTTCTGCAATTGCTATTAAAAAAGGACACACACCTCTTTGCAATAtactaaataaaatgaagaaataagtATGTACACACTTCAacctcatttacattttaacactaAGGCTACAGCACCCCCTCTCAGGATGGTCGTTTTGTTAAGGGCATTCAGCGTCCTTACTGGTCTCCATATTctttaataaacaaactaaaaatgaTTCCACAACACATTTGCTATTCACTCCATGTAATACAAGGTCACTGAGAGGAGTgcaaagaaaggaaaataaTCTAGTTTGTTTTGACACAAGAGACAACCATGAAATAGTCTTTCTGCGGCCAGGGTCTGCAGCCATTTCTCATTTACAGACAAAATCTCTCCTGAGGAAACGCAGTCAGTGAATGGATTTCACTTCTTAGCAGGAACACCATCTGAATAGTCCTCAAGGACGCCTGCCAAATGGTTGTTGTGGGTCTTGAAGTGTCTCTTCCTCTGCCCACCTTGCTTCTTCCGCTTCTGAACTGGTAACTGTagtgaacacagaaacacaatcGGCACAGATTAAGATGCTTGATTAACAACTTACAAATGTCAACATTCAGTTGTAAAATGTTCAAGCCTTTATTACtagtaaaataaatcagatcAAGTATATTGAACTTGTGTGGGAAGTTAGAATGAAAATTAAAGTAGATGAGAGACCAGGGGACACTGACCACTTTCTTTGGTCCGGTTTCTTGCATGGAGGAGATGCCTTGCTTCTTCAGGTACTCTTCAATCTTCTCTTCATCCATGGAATCAACTGGGACGCTCCTCCACAGTTTCTGGAATTCTTTAATTGAAAGATGACATTTTTGATCCATTTGATAACTCGATAATGTTACGACACCACTCGCAAAGATGTTATGGGATTGTTGCTCCTGTTGCATGCGAGACCGGGACAATGATGGACGTCCTCGGAcaccagcagacagagagcaacggtgagttattaattatttattttcactaatATGATGCTCAGCACCCAGCTGACGTTTTTTGAGCCATTCTTCCTCCTAAATTCACCTTACCTTGAAAAGGCTCTTCACACCCATGCAGGTGTTTTGACTCATTATGCCTGATTGGACCTGGCGTGATGCCGCCTTCACGTCATACGGGATGGATGTTAGGGATGGGAAAGATTCCCATGTTTACAACTTGCAAGCATTTACGTCACAGGAGAGCTCTAGAAGGTTGCACGATTACAGAGTTGAGGGtttcaacaataaaacaataaatccattaaatttgtgtttaatcaccTTGAGCAACAGTCTTTGCTGTCAGAAAAGTCTAAAGTCTCATAATTATACTGTGGTTGTTGACGTGAACAATATTTCCAAGTCAGAATCTCATAATTACAATAACTAGTATGAAATGAATGCAGCATGAGGGCGGAGTGGGCCTGCAGACTGTGCATAATAGAAAATAGTCTGACTGTATTTCTTTTGTGGCACCTGTTTGGGTGGGAGacctttatcatttttattggtTCACGAAGTTTGGTAAGCTTGCATAATTTCAGCATAGTTCTGCCCCacttcatgtaaaaacatttaccaTGAGTAAAGCTAGTTTcagttttgattgatttttNNNNNNNNNNNNNNNNNNNNNNNNNNNNNNNNNNNNNNNNNNNNNNNNNNNNNNNNNNNNNNNNNNNNNNNNNNNNNNNNNNNNNNNNNNNNNNNNNNNNctgacttaaacccaattgagcatctctggagagacctgaaaatggctgtccaccagctttaccatccaacctgacagaactggagaggatctgcaaggaggaatggcagaggatacccaaatccagatgtgaaaaacttgttgcatctttcccaaaacgactcatggctgtattagatcaaaagggtgcttctactaaatactgagcaaagggtctgaatacttatgaccatgtgatatttcagtttttcttttttaataaatttgcaaaaatttctacatttctgttttttttctgtcaagatggggtgctgagtgtacattactgagaaataaaatgaacttttttgatttttggaaaatggctgcaatgaaacagagtgaaaaatttaaaggggtctgaatactttccgtacccactgtatatgtgtgtgtgtgtgtatatatatatatatatatatatagtttggacctgtccagggtgtaccccgcttttcacccgatgtcagctgggattggctccagccccccgcgaccctgtacgcaggataagcagttgagaATGGATGGATATATTTGGTTTGATTAACGCTTAATGAAATCAGTGGCTCCccttttattgcaaaaacaTCTACTTTAAAAAAATTCACCTACTCTggcattgttttgaatgtgagaggtgtacaaacacgcagGAGACAGGAAAACGGAGATCCGTGTGGgtacatgagaccctcagaaagggGAGACACCACTGGTAGTAGCCTACCAGTTGGTTCAGGGGCTTTGTCTTAATGATGGTCAGTTTAAGGCTTATTTTAGTATGAGTCAGGGACACCAAGGCGCATTAACAGCGTGCAGAACGCAAAAAAGGCGCCTCTCACTTTGACAAAAATCTCAATCTCCCATCATTGTCTGTTAAAGGCTGAAGAGCCAAAGTTTGGTGAATTTTGTATGACTAAAACaatttattgcttttttttgACAACTTGCAGCCAAATCTTTTAAATGCAGAGACCCaggaacagacagaaagacaacaacacagagagaaagagcaaggCGTATCACAGTTGACTGACAAAGCTGATTTATACTCACCTTCATCTACCACAAACTGGCAGTGCTTGTCATTGTAGAATAGGATCTTCTTCTTATCTGGTCGTGTCACAAAGATGATCTGATCCCCCAAAGCCTGTGAACACACGAGAGCTCATATCTCTGCTAATGGCGTTTAGTCACCACAgcgcacatgtgtgtgtgtgtcttccttTAATCACAAACATAATGTACAGTATGCATTAAGAGGCATTACTGTGCATAATCTGTATCTATTGAGCATTACCTTGATGGCCTTGGCTGAGTTC
Proteins encoded in this region:
- the LOC123969536 gene encoding dynactin subunit 6-like produces the protein MADKQNAQKSVKIAAGAVVCVESEIRGDVTIGPRTVVHPKARIIAEAGPIVIGEGNLIEEQALIINGYPENITPDSEVEPKTMTIGMNNVFEVGCVSQALKIGDNNVIESKADVGRNVILTSGCIIGAFCQVNTCEVIPENTVIFGSGCMRRVQTERPQPQTLQLDFLMKILPNYHHLKKTVKAGHSAS